In a genomic window of Diabrotica undecimpunctata isolate CICGRU chromosome 2, icDiaUnde3, whole genome shotgun sequence:
- the LOC140434425 gene encoding transmembrane protein 198 has protein sequence MASGARPGSLVPPRVNGTAFPGLVLPPVHDGPHVESCTHVDTHYDIKVAIVFALYIIFGILYTFVGYRCFKTVMFLTGFIFASSIVYLICQQGDLMPTYGNEGVSLLAGVLFGLITMLVQYVGLFMSGLHTGVLLGLAGLFTADHFVETSPKGSVWLCVGVLLCSALTVAIFNLYFRKSLTILGSSLYGGATLSISIDYFVEKLSMVSWLWQRVSLRPVQPPPCWFSWIVLGAWPSFVLAGLIIQFGITGRGIHHDDVKAGRKKSRAVNTRVLTRAERAEMKQKKYRYLYQVRTAHGDVISQNFVQQLQKKDNSDSQGECSTLQSDATHLTILPDTQLAALTESEDDSQTEIAARR, from the exons ATGGCTAGTGGAGCCCGGCCTGGCTCCCTGGTACCTCCCAGAGTGAACGGAACGGCTTTTCCAGGTTTGGTCCTTCCTCCGGTGCACGATGGTCCCCACGTTGAAAGCTGCACACACGTCGATACGCACTACGACATTAAAGTCGCTATCGTTTTCGCCctttatattatttttggaaTATTATATACTTTTGTAG gaTACCGATGCTTCAAAACCGTAATGTTTCTGACAGGATTTATTTTTGCATCCAGTATAGTTTATTTAATTTGTCAACAAGGAGATCTCATGCCGACATATGGAAATGAAG gtGTGTCGTTACTGGCCGGTGTCCTCTTCGGTCTGATCACCATGTTGGTACAATACGTCGGTTTGTTCATGAGCGGTTTACATACTGGTGTCTTATTGGGACTTGCAGGACTCTTCACGGCGGACCACTTCGTGGAAACATCACCCAAAGGATCTGTCTGGTTGTGTGTAGGCGTATTATTGTGTTCGGCGCTGACAgttgctatttttaatttatattttagaaaaa GTCTCACAATACTTGGCTCAAGTTTATACGGTGGAGCGACATTATCTATATCTATTGATTACTTCGTTGAAAAGTTGTCGATGGTTTCTTGGCTGTGGCAAAGGGTGTCTCTGCGACCTGTTCAACCTCCACCATGTTGGTTCTCTTGGATAGTTCTCGGAGCTTGGCCCTCGTTCGTGCTCGCTGGATTGATCATTCAGTTCGGAATTACTGGAAGGGGCATTCATCATGATGATG TGAAAGCCGGAAGAAAGAAGTCCAGAGCTGTGAACACGAGGGTTCTAACCAGAGCCGAGAGGGCTGAAATGAAGCAGAAAAAGTATAGATACCTGTACCAAGTCCGTACTGCTCATGGTGATGTGATAAGTCAG AATTTTGTGCAGCAACTTCAAAAAAAGGATAACAGTGATAGTCAAGGTGAATGCAGCACACTGCAGTCCGATGCCACCCATCTCACAATACTACCAGATACTCAACTGGCAGCTTTGACGGAGAGCGAGGATGACAGTCAGACAGAAATAGCCGCCCGACGATGA